The following coding sequences are from one Culex quinquefasciatus strain JHB chromosome 1, VPISU_Cqui_1.0_pri_paternal, whole genome shotgun sequence window:
- the LOC119766830 gene encoding beta-1,3-galactosyltransferase 5-like: MIGTFLKRKMWISNFRITHLIFGIIVLATIIFYSTLNGRQYNLVIKRYPDLRLNGTENHFMPLPLSNTSLMDIQTKLNKRKNCGFFTFLANGCGSTSNITSVLKKLGENNLIANDSSLKSEANSDNIQRIEKLPLSEIQEVGVKLEKLPPNNHSLSNKTIVANNNVDSSTERVIKTKDIYENGHMNDQTSINNICPQKGADVNLLILITSAPTHREQRLSIRQSWGHYAIRRDISIGFMLGRTQDQRIEDQLSAENYMYSDLIRGNFIDSYKNLTLKTISLLEWTTTNCPNATYLLKTDDDMFINVPKLLQFIETHLSYKRSIFGRLAKKWKPIRNKKSKYYVSPEQYFPSVFPPFTTGPAYLMTSDIILDLYNKSLSQTYLKLEDVYTTGIVAQLLNIHRVNIKEFLNRRIAFNQCNIKKSISIHMVKTNEQYDLWKKISENSVQCK; the protein is encoded by the exons ATGATTGGTACTTTTCTGAAAAGAAAAATGTGGATTTCAAATTTTCGCATAACCCATTTAATATTCGGCATTATAGTACTGGCAACCATAATATTTTATTCAACGCTGAATGGAAGGCAGTATAATTTGGTCATAAAAAGATATCCAGATCTACGCCTCAATGGCACAGAAAATCATTTCATGCCATTGCCTCTATCAAACACATCTTTGATGGATatccaaacaaaattaaataagagGAAAAACTGtggatttttcacatttttagccAACGGCTGTGGATCGACTAGTAACATAACTAGCGTACTGAAGAAACTTGGTGAGAATAATTTGATTGCAAACGATTCGTCGCTCAAATCTGAAGCCAACAGTGATAATATTCAAAGGATAGAAAAGTTACCCTTGTCTGAAATTCAAGAAGTTGGTGTTAAATTGGAAAAGCTTCCTCCGAACAACCATTCCCTTTCTAACAAAACCATTGTAGCCAACAACAATGTCGACAGTTCTACAGAGCGTGTGATAAAGACTAAGGATATTTACGAAAATGGACACATGAATGACCAAACTAGCATAAACAACATTTGCCCGCAAAAAGGCGCCGACGTGAATCTACTGATATTGATTACATCAGCACCCACTCATCGAGAACAAAGGTTATCTATCCGGCAATCATGGGGACATTATGCAATTCGGCGAGATATCTCTATTGGATTCATGCTTGGTCGGACCCAAGACCAACGCATAGAAGATCAGCTGTCTGCCGAAAACTACATGTATag CGATCTGATCAGAGGAAACTTTATCGACAGCTACAAAAATCTCACCCTAAAAACGATCTCGTTGCTCGAATGGACAACTACAAATTGTCCCAATGCCACATATTTACTCAAAACAGACGATGACATGTTTATTAACGTACCCAAACTGTTGCAATTTATCGAAACACACTTGAGCTACAAACGGTCAATTTTCGGGCGGCTCGCGAAAAAATGGAAACCGATTCGGAACAAAAAATCCAAGTATTATGTAAGCCCAGAACAGTACTTTCCATCAGTATTTCCACCTTTTACTACCG gcCCGGCGTATCTGATGACATCAGACATCATTCTAGATTTGTACAACAAGTCGTTATCCCAAACTTACCTCAAACTGGAAGATGTCTACACTACCGGAATAGTAGCACAGCTACTGAACATTCATAGAGTAAACATTAAAGAATTTCTTAACCGACGAATAGCTTTTAATCAATGTAATATAAAAAAGTCTATAAGTATACACATGGTAAAAACAAACGAACAATATGATTTATGGAAAAAGATATCAGAAAACAGCGTACAATGTAAATAG